Below is a window of Candidatus Aminicenantes bacterium DNA.
CTGGACGGGCGCCCTGATCATCGTCGTCCTGACCGGCATATACACGGTCCTGGGCGGGATGAAGGCCGTCGTCTATACCGAGGCTCTACAAACGATCATATTGATCGCCGGCTCTCTCATCGTGACCGTGGCCGGTCTGATCAAGATCGGCGGCTGGTCGGCCTTCGTTCATGCCGCAGGCGCCGACCACCTGACTCTCTTCCTGCCGGCCAACCATCCCGAGTTCCCGTGGCCGGGGATGGTCTTTGCGCCGCCCATCGTCGGGCTCTGGTACTGGTGCACCGACCAATACATCGTCCAGCGGGCCCTCGCGGCGAGGAATGAGCAGCAAGCCCGGCGGGGGACGATCTTTGCCTCGTTCCTTAAGCTCCTGCCGTTCTACATCTTCATCCTGCCCGGCGTCATGGCCTACGTTCTGGCCAAGTCCGGCCAGATCACGCTGGCCTCGCCAGACCAAGCCTTCCCGACCATGGTCGCCACCCTCATCCCGATCGGCCTGCGCGGCCTGGTCGCCGGCGGCCTGCTGGCGGCGTTGATGAGCTCGTTGGCCTCGACCTTTAACTCCAGCTCGACCTTGTTCACAATGGATATCTACAAAAAGCGGCATCCGGAGGCCAGCGAAAAGAAGCTGGTCGGGGTCGGGCGGATCGCGACCGTGGTGCTGTGCGCTTCCGGTTTGGCCTGGATCCCGCTGATGAAGGCCATCTCCAGCCAGCTCTATCACTACCTCCAGAGCGTCCAGTCTTATATCGCGCCGCCTATTGCGGCCGTCTTCCTGCTCGGCATTTTCTGGAAACGGATCAATGGGCCGGCCGCGCTAACGACCCTCATCGGAGGGTTCGTGGTCGGGATGTCTCGCATTTTCCTGGAGCTCAACAAAGCCCATCTGAGCGGCTTCTTCAAGGCTTTCGCTTCGATCAACTTCCTCTATTTCTCGATCATCCTGTTCGTCGTCTGCATCGTGGTCATGATCGTGGTCAGTCTGCTGACCAAGAAGCCGGACTACGAGAAGCTCAACGGCTTGACCTATGCCACGACCGTGGCTAAGGACAAGGCCGCCTCGCGGGCCACTTGGGGCTGGAAGGAAGTCGTCCTTTCGCTCATCGTCTTGGCTATCGTGGCCTTCTCGCTGATCTATTTCGGCGGCGGCCCCAAATAAGGGGTCGCGTCTTGCGTTTTGCGGTATGGGATTGAGACCGTCCGGTTCGCCGGCGCTGGTTGTCCAGGCATGGACCGCCTCATATCCCTACGCGGTGAGGCTTGAATCCGGCGATCCCGTATGGATCCTAAAGGCGGATTCTGAATTCCCCGGCTGGCTGTGGTGCCGCGGCCCGGGAGGTGAGGCGGCCTGGATTCCCGAAGCGTTCATCGAGCCCCTATTGGAATCCGCCTCGGGAGCGCCGGCGGAGGAGCCCGAGCAAGGCCGCATGCGTCGGGATTATGATTCGACCGAGCTGACCGTCGAGGCGGGGGAGAGGCTAATTTTATTGGAAGAGGAATCGGGCTGGATATGGGCCGAAGATTCCCGCGGCAGACGCGGCTGGATTCCGGCCGCCTGCCTAGGGTAGGGGTCAGGTCTTAAGATATTAGTTATGGCCTTTTTTGATAGTAGTTGCCGTTTTTTGGCGTAAGAAAACTTATAACTTAAGACCTGACCCCTATTTAAGGGGGCCGGAGACAGCTTCCGCGGCACGGACGAAATCGCCGCGGCGGATCATCTCCCGGACCTTCGATACCTCTGGCTTGAGGTACCTATCCGTCGATAGATGCGGGACGGCGGCCCGC
It encodes the following:
- a CDS encoding sodium:solute symporter yields the protein MINFTPIDWVVVAAYFAVVLGISFWSFKQKQKNTEDYFLASRHVGWFVVGASIFASNIGAEHIVGLAGTAAQTGVVMGHYELHAWLVLALGWFFIPFYMRSKVFTMPEFLELRYSPKARWFLSGITLIAYVFTKICVNVYAGAVVFQALMGISFWTGALIIVVLTGIYTVLGGMKAVVYTEALQTIILIAGSLIVTVAGLIKIGGWSAFVHAAGADHLTLFLPANHPEFPWPGMVFAPPIVGLWYWCTDQYIVQRALAARNEQQARRGTIFASFLKLLPFYIFILPGVMAYVLAKSGQITLASPDQAFPTMVATLIPIGLRGLVAGGLLAALMSSLASTFNSSSTLFTMDIYKKRHPEASEKKLVGVGRIATVVLCASGLAWIPLMKAISSQLYHYLQSVQSYIAPPIAAVFLLGIFWKRINGPAALTTLIGGFVVGMSRIFLELNKAHLSGFFKAFASINFLYFSIILFVVCIVVMIVVSLLTKKPDYEKLNGLTYATTVAKDKAASRATWGWKEVVLSLIVLAIVAFSLIYFGGGPK